In the Kribbella sp. NBC_00482 genome, one interval contains:
- a CDS encoding ABC transporter permease, with the protein MATDLVPEVVQPAADSPRPASAPRRRRSTKTLGRDLWRYRWLYLLLLPGLLYFLLFKYLPMYGLTIAFKDYVPFLGYSGSEWVGLKHFQELFTGPDFGRLMFNTLLLAVLTVVFVFPAPIVVALLLNELRINVLKRSVQSLVYIPHFLSWTIVASLTYLLFSVDFGVIANWIHGLVGGQKTDYVAQADWFRPLIVLQLLWKQTGWGTIIYLAALAGVDSQLYEAARVDGAGRWRQFWHITLPAIRPTIVVMAILMSGNLLDSGFEQIWLMTTSLNRDVADVFDTFVYYIGITQGSFSYATAVGLFKGVIGVVLIFGSNFLAKRMGQRGLF; encoded by the coding sequence ATGGCGACCGACCTCGTGCCCGAGGTGGTACAGCCGGCCGCGGATTCCCCGCGGCCGGCGTCCGCCCCGCGGCGCAGACGCAGTACGAAGACCCTGGGGCGCGACCTGTGGCGCTACCGCTGGCTGTACCTGTTGCTGCTGCCGGGCCTCCTGTACTTCTTGCTGTTCAAGTACCTACCGATGTACGGCCTGACCATCGCGTTCAAGGACTACGTGCCGTTCCTCGGCTACTCGGGGAGCGAATGGGTCGGACTGAAGCATTTCCAGGAGCTGTTCACCGGGCCGGACTTCGGCCGGCTGATGTTCAACACGCTGCTGCTCGCCGTGCTGACGGTCGTCTTCGTGTTCCCGGCGCCGATCGTCGTCGCGCTGCTGCTGAACGAGCTCCGGATCAACGTGCTGAAGCGGTCCGTGCAGTCGCTGGTCTACATCCCGCACTTCCTGTCCTGGACGATCGTCGCCTCGCTCACCTATCTGCTGTTCTCGGTGGACTTCGGCGTGATCGCGAACTGGATCCACGGCCTGGTCGGCGGGCAGAAGACGGACTACGTCGCGCAGGCGGACTGGTTCCGGCCGCTGATCGTGCTGCAGCTGCTGTGGAAGCAGACCGGCTGGGGAACGATCATCTACCTGGCCGCGCTGGCGGGCGTGGACTCGCAGCTGTACGAGGCCGCTCGAGTGGACGGCGCCGGGCGGTGGCGGCAGTTCTGGCACATCACACTGCCGGCGATCCGGCCGACGATCGTGGTGATGGCGATCCTGATGTCCGGGAATCTGCTGGACTCCGGGTTCGAGCAGATCTGGCTGATGACCACGTCGCTGAACCGTGACGTCGCGGACGTGTTCGACACGTTCGTGTACTACATCGGCATCACGCAGGGCTCGTTCAGCTACGCGACCGCCGTCGGCCTGTTCAAGGGCGTGATCGGCGTCGTGCTGATCTTCGGCTCCAACTTCCTGGCCAAGCGCATGGGCCAGCGCGGTCTGTTCTGA
- a CDS encoding carbohydrate ABC transporter permease translates to MKPIMKQRVRYYDSVGSRVFDVLNVVVLTALAVVTVLPLLYVLAGSFATESEISSRPFFLWPHKFVTDTYHYIFSTDTFVRALLTTVGVTAVGTVIQLLLTLTMAYPLAKKFLPGRALVLNLVIFTLVFSGGMIPTYLVVRDLGLLDSYWALMLPLAINPFYLIVVKSFFQELPEALEEAARIDGCNELNVFLRIVLPLSKPIIATFSLFYAVGIWNDYMSPLLYIDDSKKWTLQMIVRQLTAANADSANVLQQLETVTFPEQGLKFAVVVVATLPILLFYPFLQKHFAKGVLIGSVKE, encoded by the coding sequence ATGAAACCCATCATGAAGCAGCGAGTCCGGTACTACGACTCGGTCGGCAGTCGCGTGTTCGACGTACTGAATGTCGTGGTGCTGACCGCACTGGCCGTGGTGACGGTGCTTCCGCTGCTCTACGTGCTCGCCGGATCGTTCGCGACCGAGTCCGAGATCAGCTCGCGGCCGTTCTTCCTGTGGCCGCACAAGTTCGTCACCGACACGTACCACTACATCTTCTCCACCGACACGTTCGTCCGCGCGTTGCTGACCACGGTCGGCGTGACCGCGGTCGGCACGGTGATCCAGCTGCTGCTGACGCTGACGATGGCCTATCCCTTGGCGAAGAAGTTCCTGCCGGGGCGGGCGCTGGTGCTGAACCTGGTGATCTTCACGCTCGTGTTCAGCGGCGGCATGATCCCGACGTACCTCGTCGTCCGGGATCTGGGGCTGCTGGACAGCTACTGGGCGCTGATGCTGCCGCTGGCGATCAACCCGTTCTACCTGATCGTGGTGAAGAGCTTCTTCCAGGAGTTGCCGGAGGCGCTCGAGGAAGCGGCCCGGATCGACGGGTGCAACGAGCTGAACGTGTTCCTGCGGATCGTGCTGCCGTTGTCGAAGCCGATCATCGCGACGTTCTCGCTGTTCTACGCGGTCGGGATCTGGAACGACTACATGTCGCCTTTGCTCTACATCGACGACAGCAAGAAGTGGACGCTGCAGATGATCGTCCGCCAGCTGACCGCGGCGAACGCCGACTCGGCGAACGTGCTGCAGCAACTGGAGACGGTGACGTTCCCCGAGCAGGGCCTGAAGTTCGCGGTCGTGGTGGTCGCGACGCTGCCGATCCTGCTCTTCTATCCGTTCCTGCAGAAGCACTTCGCGAAAGGCGTGCTGATCGGGTCGGTGAAGGAGTGA
- a CDS encoding exo-rhamnogalacturonan lyase family protein gives MTTLQWLETPCRQGVSWGVPWARGTVAEGTEFGLSDGTPVQSWTTATWPDGSVKWSAHAIGPSEQPESSYELVVGDSATPAHPVQVEQADDEVRVTTGPVAWVIRQPGLIASISYDGQEVVRDVRLVSLRQNTPDDELGASREQTTATVDRITVEQDGPVRAVVRLEGKHGDWLPFSVRLYFYAGAADVRIVHSFVWDGDPDRHFLAGLGLSADVVMRDDPHNRHIRLAGPSGFLTEAVRGLTGLRRDPGEEVRRTQVAGGAVEAIPNPEVADRLHLIPQWNDYTLDQTSADGFTLRKRTGAGQGWITIPSGTRAPGYGYVGGVSGGLGFGLRDFWKLHPTRLDIRNAGTDVATATMWMWSPSAPAMDVRYWHDGMDQDTHAEQLEGLEITYEDYEPGFGNAHGVARTHELSLRVHNTTPSAEELSEHVALLNSPGLLTVSPARLLEAGVFGTWSLPTADHQDIEARLNFLFQYYVGQREQRRWYGFWDYGDVMHTYDRDRHTWRYDVGGFAWDNSELSPDLWLWYQYLRTGRADVFRFAESMTRHTGEVDVHHLGRWKGLGSRHNVQHWGCSCKQVRISSAIYRRFYYYLTADERTGDLMDELETIEEAFLAVDPQRKVRPDVYSPDPHALSIELGVDWGALAAAWLTRWERHGDERARARLVGTMSDIAALHYGFLTGSARLDLSTGRFDTSRDTIAVSHLSSLFGLPEICSELIDLDLDVPGFEKAWLDYCRLYLLSPEEQAAEVGQPLQGISQELAHSRLAAYAAARTGDPELARLAWRKFSVDTAEWKTTPVDGALMPVDEAAFISTNGASQYALAAIQNLSLIPEHRNDRGGTAWRSPDAPS, from the coding sequence GTGACTACCCTGCAATGGCTCGAAACACCTTGTCGACAAGGAGTTTCCTGGGGTGTTCCGTGGGCCCGCGGTACGGTTGCCGAGGGCACTGAGTTCGGGTTGTCCGACGGTACGCCGGTGCAGAGCTGGACGACTGCGACGTGGCCGGACGGCTCGGTGAAGTGGTCCGCGCACGCGATCGGGCCGTCCGAGCAGCCCGAGTCGTCGTACGAGCTGGTCGTCGGGGACTCCGCGACGCCGGCGCATCCCGTTCAGGTGGAACAGGCCGACGACGAGGTGCGGGTTACGACCGGCCCTGTCGCGTGGGTGATCCGGCAGCCGGGGTTGATCGCGTCGATCAGCTACGACGGTCAGGAAGTGGTGCGGGACGTCCGGCTGGTGAGTTTGCGGCAGAACACGCCGGACGACGAGCTGGGCGCATCACGGGAGCAGACGACCGCGACGGTGGATCGCATCACCGTGGAGCAGGACGGTCCGGTGCGGGCCGTCGTCCGGCTCGAGGGCAAGCACGGCGACTGGCTGCCGTTCTCGGTGCGGCTGTACTTCTACGCGGGCGCTGCCGACGTACGGATCGTGCACAGCTTCGTCTGGGACGGCGATCCGGATCGGCACTTCCTGGCCGGTCTGGGGCTCAGCGCGGACGTGGTCATGCGCGACGATCCGCACAACCGCCACATCCGACTCGCAGGCCCGTCCGGCTTCCTGACCGAGGCAGTGCGCGGTCTGACCGGTCTACGCCGCGATCCGGGTGAGGAGGTACGCCGTACGCAGGTCGCCGGCGGTGCAGTCGAGGCGATCCCCAACCCGGAGGTGGCCGACCGCCTGCACCTCATCCCGCAGTGGAACGACTACACCCTCGACCAGACCAGCGCAGACGGCTTCACGCTGCGCAAACGCACCGGAGCGGGACAGGGGTGGATCACCATCCCGTCTGGCACCAGAGCACCCGGCTACGGGTACGTCGGTGGCGTCAGCGGCGGACTGGGCTTCGGGCTGCGTGACTTCTGGAAACTGCACCCGACCCGGCTGGACATCCGTAACGCGGGCACCGACGTCGCCACGGCCACGATGTGGATGTGGTCACCCAGCGCGCCGGCCATGGACGTGCGCTACTGGCACGACGGCATGGACCAGGACACGCACGCCGAACAGCTCGAAGGACTCGAGATCACCTACGAGGACTACGAGCCCGGCTTCGGCAACGCACACGGCGTGGCCCGTACGCATGAGCTCAGTCTGCGGGTCCACAACACCACACCGTCAGCTGAGGAGCTGTCGGAACACGTGGCGCTGCTCAACTCGCCTGGACTGCTCACGGTCTCTCCTGCGCGTTTGCTGGAGGCAGGTGTGTTCGGCACCTGGAGTCTGCCCACTGCAGACCACCAGGACATCGAGGCCCGGCTGAACTTCCTCTTCCAGTACTACGTCGGTCAGCGCGAGCAACGCCGCTGGTACGGGTTCTGGGACTACGGCGACGTCATGCACACCTACGACCGCGACCGGCACACGTGGCGGTACGACGTGGGCGGGTTCGCCTGGGACAACTCGGAGCTCTCCCCCGACCTGTGGCTCTGGTACCAGTACCTGCGGACCGGGCGGGCCGACGTGTTCCGTTTCGCCGAGTCGATGACGCGGCACACCGGTGAGGTCGACGTACATCACCTAGGCCGTTGGAAGGGCTTGGGGTCGCGGCACAACGTGCAGCACTGGGGCTGCAGCTGCAAGCAAGTCCGGATCTCCAGTGCGATCTACCGGCGCTTCTACTACTACCTGACCGCGGACGAGCGGACAGGTGACCTGATGGACGAGCTGGAGACCATCGAGGAGGCGTTCCTCGCTGTCGACCCGCAGCGCAAGGTACGACCGGACGTCTACTCCCCCGACCCGCATGCGCTGTCCATCGAGCTGGGCGTGGACTGGGGTGCGCTCGCCGCTGCGTGGCTCACGCGATGGGAGCGACACGGCGACGAGCGGGCACGTGCGCGGCTCGTGGGAACGATGTCCGACATCGCTGCGCTGCACTACGGCTTCCTGACCGGTAGTGCGCGACTGGACCTGTCCACCGGGCGCTTCGACACCAGCCGGGACACCATCGCGGTCTCCCACCTGTCCTCGCTCTTCGGGCTGCCCGAGATCTGTTCCGAGCTCATCGACCTGGACCTCGACGTACCTGGGTTCGAGAAGGCATGGCTCGACTACTGCCGGCTGTACCTGCTCTCGCCCGAGGAGCAGGCCGCGGAGGTCGGCCAACCGTTGCAGGGCATTTCGCAAGAGCTGGCCCACAGCCGACTCGCCGCGTACGCCGCGGCACGCACCGGTGATCCGGAGCTGGCCCGGCTGGCCTGGCGCAAGTTCTCAGTGGACACGGCCGAGTGGAAGACCACTCCCGTCGACGGCGCGCTGATGCCGGTCGACGAGGCCGCGTTCATCAGCACGAACGGCGCGTCGCAGTACGCGCTGGCAGCGATCCAGAACCTGTCCCTGATCCCCGAACACCGGAATGACAGAGGTGGAACGGCATGGAGGTCTCCCGACGCACCGTCCTAG
- a CDS encoding exo-rhamnogalacturonan lyase family protein: MEVSRRTVLAGMAAVPAVSLLDNIQTAAAAEASDVKLSWLEGKPTTAAVTTWGTPWPKGVVPANQSFALRSADGADVPVQSWPTAYWPDGSLKWSAHAIAVDAPAESYTLGPGTAAAPAHPVTVKNEKLYVDVDTGVIKARIRKGGTELISHIWRGDVLIARKGQLINLKQDKIADDEDGGAARERYDSDITRVTVEQSGPVRAVVRIEGRHKSRKGLSWLPFSVRLYFVAGAENVRMVHTFVYDRDGQKDYIAGLGVRFSVPLRDAAYDRHVRFVGERHGMVSEAVKGITGLRRDPGAAVRAAQIAGTKLPDPATWDQRVTTRLQYIPEWGDYSLSQLTADGFTVKKRTAKGYGWVSVDQGKRASGLGYVGGVSGGFAFGLRDFWQRHPTQLDVRKAATAEAEVTVWLWSPAAGAMDTRFYHDGMGQDTYPEQLEGLNITYEDYEPAFGTPYGIARTSELTFWALEATPSAERLGDLADQVRTPPQLINPVDQLVSSRVFGGLFTPVDRSVSAKKAIEDHLDFLFDYYRGQVESRHWYGFWDYGDIMHTFDEDRLVWRYDVGGYAWDNSELSPDLWLWYAFLRSGRADIFRFAEAMTRHTGEVDVYHLGQWAGLGTRHGVQHWADSAKQQRISTAAYRRFYYYLTADERTGDLLSELVDSDKTFLVLDPLRKIRTEPYEPDPHALSIGLGTDWSGLAAAWLTEWERQGPKAGLAKAKLLGTMETIGAMPNGFVTGSGLYDLDTGRFAPVAEKIVSVSHLSAMFGQVEICAELIDLVEMPAFEAAWLQYCRLFNATRAEQTAECGAYFGNLILRQGHARLTAYASVRLNRDDLAARAWSEFYTGDGYAPTLPWTAEDVTTTLNPTQAAKWVSTNTTALYGLAAIQTLALVGDQIVNP, from the coding sequence ATGGAGGTCTCCCGACGCACCGTCCTAGCAGGCATGGCCGCCGTACCTGCGGTGTCCCTGCTCGACAACATCCAAACAGCTGCGGCTGCTGAGGCTTCTGACGTCAAGCTCAGCTGGCTCGAAGGCAAGCCCACCACAGCGGCTGTCACCACGTGGGGCACGCCCTGGCCGAAGGGCGTCGTACCAGCGAACCAGTCGTTCGCTCTCAGGTCCGCTGACGGCGCCGACGTACCAGTGCAGAGCTGGCCGACCGCGTACTGGCCGGACGGCTCCCTCAAGTGGAGTGCGCACGCGATCGCAGTGGACGCACCTGCTGAGTCGTACACGCTCGGCCCGGGTACGGCGGCCGCGCCTGCGCATCCCGTCACTGTCAAGAACGAGAAGCTGTACGTCGACGTCGACACGGGCGTGATCAAGGCGCGGATCCGGAAGGGCGGGACCGAGCTGATCAGCCACATCTGGCGTGGTGACGTGCTGATCGCGCGCAAGGGTCAGCTCATCAACCTGAAGCAGGACAAGATCGCCGACGACGAGGACGGCGGCGCTGCCCGGGAGAGGTACGACAGCGACATCACCCGGGTCACCGTGGAGCAGTCGGGGCCGGTGCGCGCCGTCGTACGGATCGAAGGCCGGCACAAGTCACGCAAGGGCCTGAGCTGGTTGCCGTTCTCGGTCCGGCTGTACTTCGTGGCCGGTGCGGAGAACGTGCGGATGGTGCACACGTTCGTCTACGACCGCGACGGGCAGAAGGACTACATCGCCGGGCTCGGCGTGCGCTTCTCGGTGCCGCTGCGCGACGCGGCGTACGACCGGCATGTGCGGTTCGTCGGCGAGCGGCACGGGATGGTGTCCGAGGCGGTGAAGGGCATCACCGGTCTGCGGCGGGACCCGGGCGCCGCCGTACGGGCCGCGCAGATCGCCGGGACGAAGCTGCCGGATCCGGCGACGTGGGACCAGCGGGTGACGACGCGGCTGCAGTACATCCCCGAGTGGGGTGACTACTCGCTGAGCCAGTTGACCGCGGACGGGTTCACGGTGAAGAAGCGGACCGCCAAGGGGTACGGCTGGGTCTCGGTCGACCAGGGCAAACGCGCCTCCGGGCTCGGGTACGTCGGTGGCGTCAGCGGCGGATTCGCCTTCGGATTAAGGGACTTCTGGCAGCGGCACCCGACGCAGCTGGACGTCCGGAAGGCGGCGACCGCGGAGGCCGAGGTGACCGTGTGGCTGTGGTCGCCGGCGGCCGGTGCGATGGACACGCGGTTCTACCACGACGGCATGGGCCAGGACACCTACCCGGAGCAGCTCGAGGGCCTCAACATCACTTATGAGGACTACGAGCCCGCGTTCGGTACGCCGTACGGGATCGCCCGGACGTCTGAGCTGACGTTCTGGGCGCTGGAGGCGACGCCGTCGGCTGAGCGGCTGGGTGACCTGGCCGACCAGGTGCGGACGCCGCCGCAGCTCATCAACCCGGTGGACCAGCTGGTGAGCTCCCGGGTGTTCGGTGGGCTGTTCACCCCGGTGGACCGGTCCGTGTCGGCGAAGAAGGCGATCGAGGACCACCTGGACTTCCTGTTCGACTACTACCGCGGGCAGGTCGAGTCGCGGCACTGGTACGGGTTCTGGGACTACGGCGACATCATGCACACGTTCGACGAGGACCGGCTGGTGTGGCGGTACGACGTCGGCGGGTACGCGTGGGACAACTCAGAGCTCTCGCCGGACCTGTGGCTCTGGTACGCGTTCCTGCGGTCAGGGCGTGCCGACATCTTCCGGTTCGCGGAGGCGATGACGCGGCACACCGGTGAGGTCGACGTCTACCACCTGGGTCAGTGGGCCGGCCTTGGTACGCGGCACGGCGTACAGCACTGGGCGGACAGTGCGAAGCAGCAGCGGATCAGTACGGCGGCGTACCGGCGGTTCTACTACTACCTGACGGCTGACGAGCGTACTGGCGACCTGCTGTCGGAACTGGTGGACTCGGACAAGACGTTCCTGGTGCTGGACCCGCTGCGGAAGATCAGGACCGAGCCGTACGAGCCGGACCCGCATGCGCTGTCCATCGGCCTCGGCACGGACTGGAGCGGTCTGGCCGCGGCCTGGCTGACCGAGTGGGAGCGTCAAGGTCCTAAGGCTGGTCTAGCGAAGGCCAAGCTCCTCGGGACGATGGAGACGATCGGGGCGATGCCGAACGGGTTCGTCACCGGGAGCGGGTTGTACGACCTCGACACGGGGCGCTTCGCACCAGTGGCCGAGAAGATCGTCAGCGTGTCCCATCTGAGCGCCATGTTCGGCCAGGTGGAGATCTGCGCCGAGCTGATCGACCTGGTGGAGATGCCCGCGTTCGAGGCCGCGTGGCTGCAGTACTGCCGGCTGTTCAACGCGACCCGTGCAGAGCAGACAGCAGAGTGCGGGGCGTACTTCGGTAACCTCATCCTGCGGCAGGGCCATGCGCGGCTCACGGCGTACGCCTCGGTCCGGCTCAACCGCGACGACCTGGCGGCTCGCGCCTGGTCGGAGTTCTACACCGGTGACGGCTACGCGCCGACGCTCCCCTGGACCGCCGAAGACGTCACCACCACCCTCAACCCCACCCAGGCCGCCAAGTGGGTCTCCACCAACACCACAGCCCTCTACGGCCTCGCCGCCATCCAGACGCTCGCCCTCGTCGGCGACCAGATCGTGAATCCGTAG
- a CDS encoding alpha/beta fold hydrolase → MAGTFVLITGAWHGGWAWRPVAEQLRSAGHQVLTPTLPGLQDGADPTPYTLTDVVDSVVELVDGEDLRDVTLVGHSWGGYVIAGAAPRLAARLRKLVFWSAFVPAEGRSLYDEVPPSYQALFDGQAQASGNNSVAMPFEVWQMAFMQDASEDVQRVVHSLLVPQPMQYFTETVAPLDLDTLGVPVAYLLGEDDVALPPGEYGWNRFAERLGVAPAPAPGSHEACFTRPVELAEALLKV, encoded by the coding sequence ATGGCTGGAACGTTCGTGTTGATCACCGGTGCCTGGCATGGCGGGTGGGCCTGGCGGCCCGTCGCCGAGCAGCTGCGGTCCGCGGGTCATCAGGTGCTGACTCCGACCCTGCCCGGACTGCAGGACGGTGCGGACCCGACGCCGTACACGCTGACCGATGTCGTCGACTCGGTCGTCGAGCTGGTCGACGGCGAGGACCTGCGGGACGTCACGCTGGTCGGGCACAGCTGGGGCGGTTACGTGATCGCCGGCGCCGCGCCGCGGCTCGCGGCGCGGCTGCGGAAGCTGGTGTTCTGGAGCGCGTTCGTCCCGGCCGAGGGCCGCAGCCTGTACGACGAGGTGCCGCCGAGCTATCAGGCCTTGTTCGACGGACAGGCGCAGGCGTCGGGGAACAACTCGGTCGCGATGCCGTTCGAGGTGTGGCAGATGGCGTTCATGCAGGACGCGTCCGAGGACGTGCAGCGCGTCGTCCACAGCCTGCTCGTCCCGCAGCCCATGCAGTACTTCACCGAGACCGTCGCACCGCTGGATCTCGACACCCTCGGCGTACCGGTCGCCTACCTGCTCGGCGAGGACGACGTCGCCTTACCGCCCGGCGAATACGGCTGGAACCGATTCGCCGAGCGGCTCGGCGTCGCTCCCGCCCCAGCCCCCGGCAGCCACGAAGCCTGCTTCACCCGTCCGGTCGAACTGGCCGAAGCCCTGCTGAAGGTCTAG
- a CDS encoding YebC/PmpR family DNA-binding transcriptional regulator — protein MSGHSKWATTKHKKAVIDARRGKLFAKLIKNIEVAARMGGGDPGGNPTLYDAIQKAKKTSVPNDNIDRAVKRGSGAEAGGAEYQTIMYEGYGPNGVAMLVECLTDNRNRAAADVRTAMTRNGGSLADPNSVAYMFNRKGVIVVAKEQDGKSLSEDDVMEAVLEAGADEVNDLGESWEVVTEATDMVAARTALQDAGIDYDSADVQFVPSMTVELDADGAGKIFRLIDALEDSDDVQNVYANFDVSDEIMAEVG, from the coding sequence ATGTCAGGCCACTCCAAATGGGCCACCACGAAGCACAAGAAGGCCGTCATCGACGCGAGGCGCGGCAAGCTCTTCGCGAAGCTGATCAAGAACATCGAGGTGGCCGCCCGGATGGGCGGTGGTGACCCTGGCGGGAACCCGACGCTGTACGACGCCATCCAGAAGGCGAAGAAGACCTCGGTCCCGAACGACAACATCGACCGCGCGGTCAAGCGCGGATCGGGTGCCGAGGCGGGCGGCGCGGAGTACCAGACGATCATGTACGAGGGCTACGGCCCGAACGGCGTGGCGATGCTGGTCGAGTGCCTCACCGACAACCGGAACCGGGCCGCCGCCGACGTCCGTACGGCGATGACACGCAACGGCGGGTCGCTCGCCGACCCGAACTCGGTCGCGTACATGTTCAACCGCAAGGGCGTGATCGTCGTCGCCAAGGAGCAGGACGGCAAGTCGCTGTCCGAGGACGACGTGATGGAGGCCGTGCTCGAGGCCGGCGCCGACGAGGTCAACGACCTCGGCGAGTCCTGGGAGGTCGTCACCGAGGCCACCGACATGGTCGCGGCCCGGACCGCGCTGCAGGACGCCGGCATCGACTACGACTCCGCCGATGTCCAGTTCGTCCCGTCGATGACGGTCGAGCTGGACGCCGACGGCGCCGGCAAGATCTTCCGCCTCATCGACGCCCTCGAGGACAGCGACGACGTCCAGAACGTCTACGCCAACTTCGACGTGTCGGACGAGATCATGGCCGAGGTCGGCTGA
- the pdxT gene encoding pyridoxal 5'-phosphate synthase glutaminase subunit PdxT — MTVIGVFALQGNVREHLAMLAEVGVEGLAVRRPSELEQVDAMVLPGGESTTMYKLARSFELFEPLQKRIADGMPVFGTCAGMIMLANEITGGTADQETLGGLDVTVRRNAFGRQVDSFEADLEFPGLGADFDTPYHAVFIRAPWVERVGRDVEVLSTVRSGPAAGRIVAVRHDRLLATSFHPEMTGDARLHGYFAELVRGL, encoded by the coding sequence GTGACCGTCATCGGTGTGTTCGCACTGCAGGGGAACGTCCGCGAGCACCTGGCGATGCTGGCGGAGGTCGGTGTCGAGGGTCTCGCCGTACGACGTCCGTCCGAGCTGGAGCAGGTCGACGCGATGGTTCTGCCGGGTGGTGAGTCGACCACGATGTACAAGCTGGCGCGGTCGTTCGAGTTGTTCGAGCCGCTGCAGAAGCGGATCGCGGACGGGATGCCGGTGTTCGGCACCTGCGCCGGGATGATCATGCTGGCGAACGAGATCACCGGCGGGACGGCGGACCAGGAGACGCTCGGCGGGCTCGACGTGACGGTACGCCGGAACGCGTTCGGGCGGCAGGTCGACTCGTTCGAGGCGGACCTGGAGTTCCCGGGTCTGGGAGCAGATTTCGACACGCCGTACCACGCCGTGTTCATCCGGGCACCGTGGGTGGAGCGCGTCGGGAGGGACGTGGAGGTACTGTCGACGGTGAGGTCGGGCCCCGCCGCAGGTAGGATCGTCGCGGTTCGCCACGACCGGCTGCTGGCCACGTCGTTCCATCCGGAGATGACCGGGGACGCCAGGCTGCACGGCTACTTCGCCGAGCTGGTCCGCGGCCTCTGA
- a CDS encoding DUF6891 domain-containing protein, which translates to MSNLQSVDERTARELRGLARVLVRSGYADHAAITAALTEAVREDAPAMDAAALVPLLIGEAVMDLNEDAAAWPESTDPDRLDAVLAEFERLGLVVVRYTSDHHEARHALESADSPQGLVFFTDTDVWHAVDFGMLELKLWHPDTANVAPGEPLLEDVLALLRQNDLPAVFDEGRIEVTVDWQRRITL; encoded by the coding sequence ATGAGCAACCTGCAGTCGGTGGACGAGAGAACCGCCCGGGAGCTGCGTGGTCTGGCGCGCGTCCTGGTGCGGTCCGGGTACGCCGACCACGCGGCGATCACGGCCGCGTTGACCGAGGCCGTCCGGGAAGACGCGCCCGCAATGGACGCGGCCGCTCTGGTACCGCTGCTGATCGGCGAGGCCGTCATGGACCTCAACGAGGACGCCGCCGCCTGGCCCGAGTCCACGGATCCGGACCGGTTGGACGCCGTACTCGCGGAATTCGAGCGTCTCGGCCTGGTCGTGGTCCGCTACACGTCGGACCACCACGAGGCTCGGCACGCGTTGGAGTCCGCGGACAGTCCGCAGGGGCTGGTGTTCTTCACCGACACCGACGTCTGGCACGCGGTCGACTTCGGCATGCTGGAGCTGAAGCTCTGGCATCCGGACACCGCGAACGTTGCACCGGGCGAGCCGCTGCTGGAGGACGTGCTCGCGCTGCTGCGCCAGAACGACCTGCCCGCGGTGTTCGACGAAGGCCGGATCGAGGTCACCGTCGACTGGCAACGGAGGATAACTCTGTGA